A genomic segment from Synchiropus splendidus isolate RoL2022-P1 chromosome 18, RoL_Sspl_1.0, whole genome shotgun sequence encodes:
- the crebzf gene encoding CREB/ATF bZIP transcription factor isoform X1 — MMTRRQARNLEPLEVEVVDVLSTADLPSPTENLSEDLADTSGIELDDLFGLEDFSFSWAQDSKSPFYELSNVDEVAAKDPGDDTGPCPPRKPSALKVGPRQNKNAIAARLNRLRKKEYVNSLEKKVGLMASENNMLKQQNSELTKRVEELEDETRYLRAVLANESVLAQLLSRLSGVNGMKLSSSLFLGHDSNDHDYALQRKRVKVEEKETSGGVCLHVDKNHISVEFCTKCAESASTLLKM, encoded by the coding sequence ATGATGACCCGAAGACAAGCCCGCAACCTGGAGCCTCTGGAGGTGGAAGTGGTGGATGTGCTGTCCACTGCGGATCTTCCCAGTCCAACTGAAAACCTCTCTGAAGACCTGGCAGACACCTCTGGAATTGAGCTTGATGACCTGTTTGGGCTTGAAGATTTCAGTTTTTCATGGGCTCAAGATTCAAAGTCTCCATTCTACGAGCTGTCGAATGTCGATGAGGTCGCCGCCAAAGATCCTGGTGACGACACAGGCCCGTGTCCACCAAGGAAGCCATCAGCGTTGAAGGTCGGGCCGCGTCAAAACAAGAACGCCATCGCTGCCCGACTGAATCGTCTCAGGAAGAAGGAGTACGTCAACAGTTTGGAGAAGAAGGTTGGCCTCATGGCCAGTGAGAACAACATGCTCAAACAGCAAAACTCAGAACTGACCAAAAGAGTGGAGGAACTTGAAGATGAGACCAGGTACCTGCGGGCTGTGCTGGCCAACGAGAGCGTGCTGGCGCAGCTGCTGTCCAGGTTAAGTGGTGTGAATGGCATGAAATTATCGTCCTCGCTTTTCCTGGGCCACGACTCAAACGACCATGACTATGCTTTACAGAGGAAGCGTGTAAaagtggaggagaaagagacgTCGggtggtgtgtgtctgcatgtggaCAAGAACCACATCTCAGTGGAGTTCTGCACCAAGTGTGCAGAGAGTGCAAGCACCTTGCTCAAAATGTAG
- the crebzf gene encoding CREB/ATF bZIP transcription factor isoform X2 yields MMTRRQARNLEPLEVEVVDVLSTADLPSPTENLSEDLADTSGIELDDLFGLEDFSFSWAQDSKSPFYELSNVDEVAAKDPGDDTGPCPPRKPSALKVGPRQNKNAIAARLNRLRKKEYVNSLEKKVGLMASENNMLKQQNSELTKRVEELEDETRYLRAVLANESVLAQLLSRGSV; encoded by the exons ATGATGACCCGAAGACAAGCCCGCAACCTGGAGCCTCTGGAGGTGGAAGTGGTGGATGTGCTGTCCACTGCGGATCTTCCCAGTCCAACTGAAAACCTCTCTGAAGACCTGGCAGACACCTCTGGAATTGAGCTTGATGACCTGTTTGGGCTTGAAGATTTCAGTTTTTCATGGGCTCAAGATTCAAAGTCTCCATTCTACGAGCTGTCGAATGTCGATGAGGTCGCCGCCAAAGATCCTGGTGACGACACAGGCCCGTGTCCACCAAGGAAGCCATCAGCGTTGAAGGTCGGGCCGCGTCAAAACAAGAACGCCATCGCTGCCCGACTGAATCGTCTCAGGAAGAAGGAGTACGTCAACAGTTTGGAGAAGAAGGTTGGCCTCATGGCCAGTGAGAACAACATGCTCAAACAGCAAAACTCAGAACTGACCAAAAGAGTGGAGGAACTTGAAGATGAGACCAGGTACCTGCGGGCTGTGCTGGCCAACGAGAGCGTGCTGGCGCAGCTGCTGTCCAG AGGAAGCGTGTAA
- the las1l gene encoding ribosomal biogenesis protein LAS1L codes for MKRKQSEKRRHVVAWLNKAEWDQVLEYLFSKDAALQRFALQRLSAWKGRFANSTPVAVECTADLVRCQVLDRSGQLSGDDLLLLYGSALVRFVNLITEKRQGRVAKSLRLLAGKLDIPEWVVDLRHDFTHRKLPSLKWSRKGCKVVLDWLQQKYWSRQLGGAASDDWEAELNAEDEAVELKLQEDELIAQQKEMAAYKTARELLISFEKEQYGSLQEQKKENQWPAPFAEISWILGEIKQFALGSSDLLVDVLLEDGFLIPTVEQLETLACDTESNCFSEPRLQKPLLRFWLPLLKTLYSADFIHLLLEKLFAELKLLTKEQNLHRVFYISAWISQVFLCNSKPLKFHFESKSQKNARLMDRIFVNRLQLRWQQLLSACLDSPCACTPHLLQLVLDDMEHPLPLETRQRLLQLCSIYTQTGPSDEQPSSQQMKQPIYTLESLHEKLQLSRSSAAESERSKSLQEHQFTPHLAEKAKLLRGSPWQVCGDKVQWKQYPLGKVPGQSDDPSSLMVETYSTMTVIDQPVELESAAPHMNRESSVLSRATDGPLWSHSDVARLKSGLQLF; via the coding sequence atgaagaggaagcagtCGGAGAAAAGGCGCCATGTGGTGGCGTGGCTCAACAAAGCTGAGTGGGACCAAGTGCTGGAGTATCTGTTCTCCAAAGACGCGGCGCTGCAGAGGTTCGCGCTGCAGCGGTTGTCCGCTTGGAAAGGCCGGTTTGCCAACAGCACCCCCGTGGCAGTGGAGTGCACGGCGGACCTGGTCAGGTGTCAGGTCCTGGACCGCTCCGGGCAGCTGAGCGGAGACGACCTGCTCCTGCTGTACGGCTCCGCGCTGGTTCGCTTCGTGAACCTGATCACGGAGAAGCGGCAGGGGAGGGTCGCCAAGTCGTTACGGTTGCTGGCTGGAAAACTGGACATCCCGGAGTGGGTGGTTGACCTGCGACACGATTTCACTCACCGGAAGTTGCCTTCCTTGAAGTGGTCCAGAAAAGGCTGCAAGGTGGTTCTGGACTGGCTGCAGCAGAAGTACTGGTCCAGGCAGCTGGGCGGAGCGGCCTCTGATGACTGGGAGGCTGAGCTCAACGCAGAGGATGAAGCCGTGGAGCTGAAACTCCAGGAGGACGAGCTCATCGCTCAACAGAAAGAGATGGCGGCCTACAAAACCGCCAGGGAGCTTCTCATATCATTTGAGAAAGAACAGTATGGAAGTCTTcaggagcagaagaaggaaAATCAGTGGCCGGCACCTTTTGCCGAGATCAGCTGGATTCTGGGTGAGATTAAGCAGTTTGCATTGGGGTCCAGTGATCTTCTGGTGGACGTTCTGCTGGAGGACGGATTCCTCATTCCCACCGTTGAACAATTGGAAACTTTAGCTTGTGATACTGAGAGCAACTGTTTCAGTGAACCCAGACTACAGAAGCCCTTGCTGCGCTTTTGGCTCCCGCTGCTGAAGACACTCTATTCAGCCGATTTCATCCACCTTCTTCTGGAGAAGCTTTTTGCTGAGTTGAAGCTGCTCACTAAAGAACAAAACCTCCACAGAGTCTTCTACATCTCCGCTTGGATCTCTCAAGTGTTTCTCTGTAACAGCAAACCGCTGAAATTCCACTTTGAAAGCAAGTCACAGAAAAACGCCAGGTTGATGGACCGGATTTTCGTGAACCGCCTCCAGCTGAGatggcagcagctgctctccGCGTGCCTCGACTCCCCCTGTGCCTGCACTCCTCACCTGCTGCAGTTGGTCCTGGATGACATGGAGCATCCTCTTCCTCTGGAGACGCGACAGAGGTTGCTGCAGCTTTGCAGCATCTACACGCAGACAGGACCCTCGGATGAACAGCCGTCCTCCCAGCAGATGAAGCAGCCGATATACACTTTGGAAAGTTTGCACGAGAAGTTGCAGCTCAGCCGATCATCTGCGGCAGAGTCGGAGAGGAGCAAGTCCTTACAGGAGCACCAATTCACGCCTCACCTCGCTGAAAAGGCCAAGCTGCTCCGAGGCTCCCCGTGGCAGGTGTGTGGAGATAAGGTCCAGTGGAAGCAGTATCCTCTTGGTAAAGTTCCTGGGCAGTCAGATGACCCTTCCTCACTCATGGTGGAAACCTACTCCACGATGACTGTGATCGACCAGccggtggagctggagagcgcggcccCTCACATGAACCGAGAAAGCTCTGTGTTATCGAGAGCGACTGACGGCCCCCTGTGGAGTCACAGTGACGTCGCCAGGCTGAAGTCTGGACTGCAGCTCTTTTAG
- the mrpl49 gene encoding mitochondrial ribosomal protein L49 gives MAARICHLPASLLRPLRGVFSLRNLVPGATTSLRPACTTEPSAQTPGIVESTEEYKFVERLIPASRVPDPPRHTGPTPSGWTPPADTPPDLPYMIRRSRMHNIPVYTDLTHGNRWMTLVRKVEGDIWALEKDVREFLRDVTGKELPTQVNEVTMTLKVKGQYDKELKQWLSEKGF, from the coding sequence ATGGCGGCGCGCATCTGTCACCTACCCGCTTCGCTTCTGCGGCCACTCcgaggcgttttcagcctccgaaACCTGGTTCCCGGAGCAACTACCAGCCTGAGACCCGCCTGCACCACCGAGCCGAGTGCGCAAACGCCGGGGATCGTCGAGTCGACGGAAGAGTACAAGTTCGTCGAGCGCCTCATTCCCGCCTCAAGGGTCCCCGATCCACCGCGCCACACTGGCCCAACACCTTCGGGCTGGACGCCCCCTGCGGACACTCCTCCGGATCTGCCCTATATGATCCGCCGCTCCCGCATGCACAACATACCGGTGTACACGGACCTGACCCACGGGAACCGCTGGATGACGCTGGTGCGGAAGGTGGAGGGCGATATCTGGGCCCTGGAGAAGGACGTGAGGGAGTTCCTCAGAGACGTCACGGGGAAGGAGCTGCCGACGCAAGTCAACGAGGTGACCATGACCCTAAAGGTCAAGGGTCAATACGACAAAGAACTGAAGCAGTGGCTGAGTGAGAAAGGCTTCTGA
- the haus7 gene encoding HAUS augmin-like complex subunit 7 gives MAGALNEAGLARQVFSALQAAACPYLERLNLQESVSMLELLCSPSELRTAILTWLCSSIHPKIDASGKDQQTVMEEMAALGHELLLCKENDMALIRGDSSPRQQLLFLQQLASLVLDRSDPDECSVSADLLMNELFSAENHPRLSQVLEPTLDPRSEDAKSSHKSNKLSSSRTSANEDVSDLLQSTRSALEQLKSECEFLSSDHHSPPVFSPSALHVAADDLQQLMTTFSHVYETELATCCKRDPPKFDAEMKVFPRVHQLLQACLMDLEMLSQLSETSESITEDIKQLPGPASRGEERTLSEQLLELSKRYTKFVSQLDS, from the exons ATGGCGGGGGCTTTGAACGAAGCGGGCTTAGCGCGTCAGGTCTTCTCTGCTCTGCAG GCTGCGGCCTGTCCGTATTTGGAGCGTCTAAATCTTCAAGAATCAGTTAGCATGCTCgagctgctctgctctccgTCTGAGCTGCGCACTGCTATTCTGACATGGCTCTGCAGCAG CATCCACCCGAAGATCGACGCGTCAGGAAAGGACCAACAGACAGTGATGGAAG AGATGGCGGCTCTTGGCCACGAGCTTCTCCTCTGCAAAGAAAACGACATGGCGCTTATCAGA GGTGACTCGAGTCCTCGTCAGCAGCTTctcttcctgcagcagctggccAGCCTGGTTCTGGACAGATCGGACCCAGATGAGTGCAGCGTGTCCGCAGACCTGCTCATGAATGAGCTGTTCAGTGCAGAGAACCATCCTCGCCTCTCTCAAGTGCTGGAGCCCACGCTTGACCCTCGCTCTGAAGATGCAAA GTCCTCACACAAGTCCAACAAACTGTCAAGCAGCCGAACAAGTGCAAATGAGGATGTGTCTGACCTGCTTCAGTCCACTCGCTCAGCTCTGGAGCAACTCAAATCAGAG TGCGAGTTCCTGAGCAGTGACCACCACAGTCCGCCGGTCTTCTCTCCGAGTGCGCTGCACGTGGCAGCAGATGACCTCCAGCAGCTGATGACCACCTTCTCTCACGTCTATGAGACGGAGCTGGCCACTTGTTGCAAAAGAGACCCCCCTAAGTTTGACGCAGAGATGAAGGTCTTTCCCAGGGTCCACCAACTACTGCAAGCCTGCCTGATG GATCTGGAAATGCTCAGCCAATTATCAGAAACATCAGAGTCCATCACAGAAGACATAAAGCAGCTACCTGGTCCCGCGTCACGAGGAGAGGAGCGGACCTTGT CTGAACAACTGTTGGAACTCTCCAAGCGATACACAAAATTTGTGTCCCAGCTCGATTCCTGA